A genomic window from Vigna radiata var. radiata cultivar VC1973A chromosome 2, Vradiata_ver6, whole genome shotgun sequence includes:
- the LOC111240582 gene encoding RING-H2 finger protein ATL14-like, whose protein sequence is MFPLLPNTNKKQASFETCVQNKHIMDQNITVPRIHAFSSPPSPPLSSCIIALSIATLIFMFFYVFSPIFSAAILLALCIIALLFCTFTQDQTFAFHAHTTPPKNQRLVKIFNNLFWVVEEKRSGKTQQVMKLLGSIVCFQNQPFLSGSECAICLEELKNGEECVVFSVCGHIFHFDCIKHWLEEKPTCPNCRHCVASSATMMKTTSMEFLENLVE, encoded by the exons ATGTTCCCCTTGCTtccaaatacaaacaaaaagcAAGCCAGCTTTGAAACCTGTGTTCAAAACAAACACATCATGGACCAGAACATCACAGTTCCAAGAATTCATGCATTCTCATCACCACCTTCTCCTCCCTTGTCTTCCTGCATCATTGCCCTTTCCATAGCCACACTGATTTTCATGTTCTTCTACGTTTTCTCACCCATTTTTTCAGCAGCCATTCTTTTAGCCCTTTGCATCATCGCCCTCCTCTTTTGCACCTTCACGCAGGATCAAACATTCGCCTTTCACGCACACACTACTCCACCCAAAAACCAGAGGCTggtcaaaattttcaataaccTTTTCTGGGTCGTTGAAGAGAAAAGAAGTGGCAAAACGCAACAAGTAATGAAGCTGCTTGGATCTATCGTATGCTTCCAAAACCAACCATTTCTGTCAG GGAGTGAATGTGCAATTTGCTTAGAAGAGTTGAAGAATGGAGAAGAGTGTGTTGTGTTTTCAGTTTGTGGACACATCTTTCATTTTGATTGTATCAAACACTGGTTAGAGGAAAAACCGACTTGTCCAAATTGTCGTCACTGTGTGGCATCATCAGCCACCATGATGAAAACAACAAGCATGGAGTTCTTGGAGAATTTAGTTGAGTGA